The Microcystis panniformis FACHB-1757 region CGGGTTAGTGCTTTGCGTCGTTTTATCACAAGTTGGTATCTTTCCTACTTAACCGCAGATAATACTCGCACTCAACCAGAAGCAGGAGCGCAAGAAAGATTATCGCCAACTGGTGACAATTTACCTAATGTTATTCAATATTTAAAAGAAGATCATCCTCAACGATTAGAATCTATTTTACAAACCCTTTCTCGTCGAATTCCTAGATTAGAAAAAGTCGAAGCATCTATTATGCCGAATGGACAGCTTTTACTTCAAATTAAAGACGCACCTTTTCAAGAGCCAATTCTTTCCAAATTTGCCTCCGATGGCACTTTAAAAATGTTGGCTTATTTAACTATATTATACGATCCAAGCCCTCCGCAAGTACTGGGAATAGAAGAACCAGAAAATCATCTTCATCCCCGTTTATTACCTGAATTAGCAGAAGAATGTCGGGCAGCGACCGCAAGTACACAATTAATGGTAACAACTCATTCTCCCTTTTTTGTAGATGGTTTGAAACCAGATGAGGTTTGGGTACTTTATCGAGATGAAAATGGTTTTACTCAAGCTAAACGTACTTCAGCAATGCAAGGAGTTAAGGAATTTATTCAAAATGGTGCTTTGTTGGGTCAATTATGGATGGAGGACTATTTTGATGTGGGTAATCCTAGCATTTAAGTTTAATAGCAAAGGAGGGAAAAAGTGCATATTGAATTTTTAGTTGAAGAATTTTCTACCCAAGAATGTTTAAATCGAATTTTACCTAAAATATTATTTGAGAATGTCACCTATAAAATTCATGCCTTTCGAGGTAAATCCGATTTAATCAAAAAACTACCGGAGCGATTAAAAGGCTATCAATGCTGGATACCCGATGATTATCGAATCATTATTCTTGTAGATAGAGACAATGAAGATTGTCAAATGCTCAAAGAAAAGTTAGAAAATATTGCCCAACAAACAGGACTGATCACCAAAACGATTAGTGAAGATAAAAAAACATTTCAGGTGTTAAATAGAATTGCTATAGAAGAACTAGAAGCTTGGTTTTTTGGTGATATTCAGGCTATAGTCTCAGCCTATCCCAAAGTTTCTACTAATGTGGGACAGCAAGCAAAATACAGAAAACCCGATGAAATTACGGGCGGAACTTGGGAAAACTTAGAAAAGATACTTCAAAAAGCTGGGTATCATCGAGGAGGTTTAGAAAAAGTGAAAGCAGCCCGAGAAATTTCTCAATTTATGACTCCTGCTCATAATTGTTCTCCTAGTTTTCAGATTTTTTATCAAGGTTTATTGGCGATGATTAGCTAAGTATATTTAGGAAAGTAAATGATGAAACTGCTAGATCACTGTCAAGGATAAATCGATTTTTAACTGTTGAATAAATTGTTGCATAATTGTTCAAAATTCGGTGTTTAACTATAGCGTTTCCTAAGCTAGTAAGGTACACCTATTTTTCTTCCCTTTTGCATAAGTGCCTAAAACCCATAACTTTTGTACCTTAGCAGACTGAAAAACGCTATAAATCTTATTGAAAAAGAACGTAGGTTGGTTTGAAGCATGAAACCCAACCCTCTCCTGATTCTACCGCAATTTTAACAGCGATCGAGTTATACTAAATCTTATTTAACAAGTATAGAGTGGGAAGTGGGAAGTGGCAAGTGGCAAGTGGGTTTTTAAAGTTGGATTGGCAGTTAATGATACTATCAAAAATCAATTTAGTATAAGCTTTCATTGCACTGCAAAAAACTTCAGCAGAATAGTTCATCCTTCCTAGCTAATTAGCTAATAAGGACAAGTGAGGGAAAATATTTCCCTGTTTCCTGTTCCCTTTTGCGATAAGATAATTAATATAACTCTAAGAGGACTGCTCTATGAATATTCGTATTGGTAACGGCTATGATATCCACCGATTGGTAACAGGAAGACCTTTAATTTTAGGAGGAGTAGAAATTGCCCATACTGTCGGTTTATTGGGTCACAGTGATGCCGATGTCTTAACCCACGCTATCATGGATGCCATGCTGGGGGCGCTTAGTTTAGGCGATATCGGTCATTATTTTCCCCCCACAGACCCGCAATGGCAAGGGGCGAATAGTTTAAAATTATTAGAACAAGTTAATCAATTAATTATCGATAAAGGTTGGCAGATTAATAATATTGATTCGGTAATTGTCGCCGAAAAACCGAAAATGAAACCCCACCTTAATGCGATGCGAGCCAAGTTAGCAGAAACTCTCAAGATTAATCCGGAACAGCTGGGAATTAAAGCCACTACTAACGAACAATTAGGACCAGTGGGACGAGAAGAAGGTATCGCAGTTTATGCCGTGGTTTTATTGGTTAAGGAATAAGTAATTAGTAAGAATTAGCTCAGATTAAGTATCCCAAACCTATGAATATAGACACAAAAATCTTAGAAACTGTCGAAGCAATGCCAGAGTTATTAAAAATAGAGCTGCTTCACTATGCTGAATATTTGATGGCCAATTATCAATCAGATGTTATTATAGAGAAACCTTCTCTTAGAAAACGTCGTTCAGGAATTTTACAAGGTACATTTACCTTACCTTTGTCCGATGATTTTGATGAGTCTTTGGAAGATTTTCAGGAATATATGTGATGACATCTTTTCTTCTGGACACCCATACTTTCATCTGGTTAACTGAAAACGATCCTAACTTACCTAATAATCTTCGGGAGGAAATTGATTTTGCTCCTGAAGTTTATGTCAGTATTGTTAGTCTCTGGGAAATCGCGATTAAGTTAAATTTAGGTAAGTTAGCCCTACAAAAAAGTTATGAAACCATTGAAACTAAACTAGAAGCATCAGATATAACCTTACTGTCTATATCATTTTCTGATACTCTAAAAATTTGTACTTTACCCTTGTATCACCGTGATCCATTTGATAGAATGCTAATTGCTCAGTCTCTAAACAGATCGCTAATTCTAATTAGTAAAGATACTAAATTTGATGCTTATAATGTACCAAGAAAATGGACATAATACCCCGTCCGGCTCAATTCTATTCAAGATGAGAGCAAGATAAATTTCCTAATTCCCCATAGACTTCTAACATTCATTGCTAAATTCTCTCTATGACTGCCATTATCCAACAAATAAAAGAGCGTTTTTCCCAATCCCTAGTTAAATCCTTTGGGGAAAACTTTGCCGCTACCGATCCTCTAATTGTGGCCGCTAGTAACCCCCGTTTTGGCGATTATCAATGTAATATTTCCCTCTCTTTAGCCAAAGAATTAAAACAAAAACCGCGGGAAGTGGCGGCAACTTTACTAAAAAATCTAGAGATAGATGATCTCTGTCAACCCCCCGAAATTGCCGGACCCGGTTTTATCAATCTTACCCTTAAACCAGGTTATCTAGAAACCCAATTAAAAGACCTAATTATTGACAACCGTTTAGGAGTTGCCACTGCTAACCCCAGTCAAAAAATTATTGTCGATTTTTCCAGTCCCAATATTGCTAAAGAAATGCACGTCGGTCACTTGCGATCGACTATAATTGGTGATTGTATTGCTCGGATTTTGGAATTTCGTCATCATCAAGTAATTCGTCTTAATCACGTCGGGGATTGGGGTACTCAATTCGGGATGTTAATCACTTATCTACAAGAAGCTTATCCTAGCGCTTTAACCCAAGCAGATGCTCTCGATTTAGGGGATTTAGTTAGCTTTTATAAAAAGGCAAAAATTCGTTTTGATGAAGACGAAAACTTTAAAGAAACTGCCCGTCAAGCTGTAGTAAAATTACAGTCGGGTGATCCTCAAAGTCGTCAAGCATGGCAGTTACTTTGTCAACAATCACGACGGGAATTTCAGAAAATCTATGATATTCTCGATATAAAACTGACGGAAAGGGGGGAATCTTTTTATAATCCCTACCTTGAGGCAGTAATCAGAGAATTAGATCAACAGGGATTGCTAACAGAAGACAACGGCGCTTTATGCGTCTTTCTCGATGGTTTTACCAACAAAGAGGGGGATCCTCTGCCCCTAATTGTCAAGAAATCCGACGGCGGTTATAATTACGCTACCACCGATTTAGCAGCAATTTGTTATCGAGTGCGTCAAGATAAAGCCGAAAGAATAATTTATGTCACCGATGCTGGACAAGCTAACCATTTTGCCCAAGTATTTCAGGTGGCTAAAAAAGCGGGATTTTTACCCGATAATGTGGCAGTGGTTCACGTCGCTTTTGGATTAGTTTTAGGGGAAGATGGTAAAAAATTAAAAACTCGTTCCGGGGAGACGGTAAAATTACAAGAATTACTTGATCAAGCGATCGCCTGTTCCCTAGCTGACTTAGAAAAAAGACTGGCAAGCGAGGAAAGAGAAGAAACCGGCGATTTTATCGCTAAGACTGCCGAAACTGTCGGTTTAAGTGCCGTTAAATACGCCGATCTCAGCCAAAATCGCAATAGTAACTACGTTTTCAGTTACGACAAAATGCTCAATCTGCAAGGCAACACCGCCCCCTATATGCTGTACGCTTACGCTAGGGTCCAGAGTATCAGTCGCGAAGGTGGTATTAATTTTCAGGATTTAAGTGCCAATTCACCGCTAATTCTCAAGGATGAAAGCGAATTAATTCTGGCTAAACAATTACTGCAACTTCCCGAAGTAATTAGTGCCGTGGAAGAGGATTTATTACCCAATCGTTTATGTGATTATCTTTATGAACTCAGTAAAAAGTATAATCGTTTCTACGAGAATTGTCCAGTGCTGAAAGCGGCAGAACCGATTAAAACCTCTCGTTTATTTTTGTGTGATTTAACGGCAAGAACCCTCAAATTAGGCTTATATCTCTTGGGAATCCCCGTTTTGGAAAGAATGTAAATCAGTTATCAGTTATCAGTTATCAGTTATCAGTTATCAGTTATCAGTTATCAGTTATCAGTTATCAGTTATCAGTTATCAGTTATCAGTTATCAGTTATCAGTTATCAGTTATCAGTTATCAGTTATCAGTTATCAGTTATCAGTTATCAGTTATCAGTTATCAGTTATCAGTTATCAGTTATCAGTTATCAGTTATCAGTTATCAGTTATCAGTTATCAGTTATCAGTTATCAGTTATCAGTTATCAGTTATCAGTTATCAGTTATCAGTTATCAGCAAAAAACTACCCAATTCATAATTGATAATTGATAATTCATAATTCCCACACCCTACACCCCACACCCCACAGCTTGGATTGCGTATCTTTGACAAAAACTGGGTGATATTTTATACCCAGAAAAAGTGTACTATGCTGACGTGAAAAAATCTGAGTTTTTGCTAACCTAGAAATAGCTCTAATCAGAGCCAATATCTTTGGGCGAAGCTTAGAGATTAATCTAGTTAAACTCACTCGTGACGTTATCTTATTGTCGTCTGTTGCCTATTAGCTTTCAGGTGATAACTCGGAGATGGCAAGTTAGTACAAACGTTCAAATTGCCTCTCCGCAGCCCTAGCGTTACTGTGTAGTCTTAACGAGTAATTTTATCCCAGAGATGTTATCGTTAAAGCGGTCAAATGTCCGAACGTCCTAGGGGATTTTCGGGAAAGATTGTTCGCCCTGTCGTAATCTCAGATAGAACCTTATGACTCAATCAATTGAAGATAAAGCTATGGCCGATGCTGATGTATCAGATTATACCACAAATAAAATAATTGTCTCTAATTGGATCGCCCCTTGGTCGAAAGGCAATCGGAAAAACCCGTCACCGCAACCAAAATGGGATTTATGGCAACCCCTGCGGCAACGAATTGATCGCCTAGAAATCAATACGCCTGCACTAGCTCACAGGATTTGTCGTCTAATTCCGGCTCAATGTCCCTTTGCCCGGAAAATTACCCTATTTAGCTGGACAATTCTAGAGATTCCGCCCCTTTGCAAGCTAAATCCCCTCTACGAAAACCTGATGATGTTAAGATTTCGCGCTCTTTCTTACCTGGCCGATGAATGTGGAGAGGATATCGGTGCTTACTGCTAAAATGGGAGAGTGTCTTTAATCGCCACACCTATGGCCATCATCGCTCTGAAAGCTTGGTATCTGGACAAATACGAACCTATCCGCGAGGTTGTCAAACGTCCCCACGACTTGCGCTTAAGTCGCAATAGTCTCTTAAAATCGGGTTTAAGAGCCGATTTTCTCGATGATAGTCTGACAATACAGGGTTCTGTCTGGTTCCAACGCTATCTAGAAGGGGAAAGGGTGGAATTTTACCTCGAAGGTAGTGGCGGTTACGTCATCTCGAATATTGACCTGATTTCTCAAGAAATTTACTTTACTAAACAAGACCTCAGCACTTGGCTAGATCCCGTCATTTATTTTAGCTCCCAAAGCCAATTTAAGGACTCTAGCACCGCTTTAAAAACAGTTTTGACCGAAACCGTCGAAAATCTCAATAAACGCTCCCGTTTGCCCTTAAATATGGTAGAAACGCCTCGAACTGAGGGCAATGTCACTAGATTGAGTGATAGTCAATTACGCCAAATTCGCAAAAGTTTATTATTTATTGCTGATGCTACGGCGATTAGCCAAAAGGAAACGGAATTACTGCCCAGTCCCCTAGTGGGTGTAGAATTAGGTTATGCGATCGCTTGTAAACAGGGCGGACAAATTCTGTTAACCTATCAAAATCGAGCGGAATTAAAGGGTAAACTAGCTTTTGACCTGCCAAGCTACCAAAAATTGATTTTCTCGGATCTGAGCGAATTGCGTCTCACTTTCCCGCCTTTAATGGCAACTTTATTACAAAAATTCAATCTGATTAGTTAAAAAAATGAGTAGAAAAGCTGACGAGTACGCTGTACATTTGTTCTTAAGCAGTGGACATCGCGAGGAAGTCCGTTTTTTGACCATCCAAGAATTTCAAAAGTGGTACAGTAATGAATTAGTTCCGAAAGCCGATTCTCAGGATTTTATCAATGTTCCGATCAGAAATATCCAAGGGGAATATATGGTTTTACGTCCGGCTAGTGTCATTGCTATTCGCGTGGAACCCGTCTTTTTTGGCAGTGTGGAAAGAATCTAATTTGTCGTTATCCCTAAAAAAGATAGTTAGATAGGGAGAATTTTAGAGATTATTGATAATTCTCTCAATATCAGCTTGAATTTGATTGCTGACTTTGCCTTGCCAGCGTTCTTTTAATTCCCTTAATCCCACTTCTGCGTATTGACAGATCTTATCTAAAAATTCTTTACCGTCCCTGGGTTGAGGATAGGAATTCTTTTTACAGATAATATAAATTCCTGCGGTTAAAGCTAAAATAACTTCCGGATCGATTTGGCTAATATTAATTAAATCTTGTCGATTGCTGAGATTGATTCCGTAGATACTGAAGTCTTGTTTAATGGCAAAAGCAGCCGCAAATAAATAGGCATCTACCATGCGCTCAAAGGTTTTATTATCTTTTAGTACCTGTAGATAATTTCTGGAAGTTTCCGAGGCATAAATCTTCAAACTGGGATCGATTCTCTGCATTAGTAACTCTCCATCACTTCAATCACGGAAGCATCTTCATCGGCAGCTAAACGGTGTATTTTGAATATATCAGTAGTGTAGGGAAGCAGCAGATTTAAAAGTGGATCGGGAAGATCGCGATCCGTGGCTAAAATAATCACTTGGGAGTTTAAATTAGGAAGAGAGTTAATAATATTTTTTTGATGTTCTTTGTCTAAATGACCAAAAGGTGTATCCATAATTAGGGGAACACAAGTATCGGTTATTTGATTTAAACCGGTGATAAAAGCAAAAGCTAAAGCTTCCTTTTCTCCCGCACTTAAGACATCGGGATTTAATAATTTTCCTGTGATAGTACGGACTCCTAAACTGTATTCGGGAGTAATTTCTACTCCTCTATATTCCTCCGGTTTGTTGGTTATTTGTAAATAGCGATCGCTGGTTACTTGATTAATCATTTTTTGGGAATTATCGATATGCCATTCGATTAATTCGTTAGTGGCATTTTTTAAACCTCTGGCCATTTTAACCTGATTAGATAACATCAATGTGGTCTGATTTTCACTAGCTAAAATTTCCACTTCTTTGCGTAAATTTTCTAATTTATTTTCTTTGATTTCAATTTCCTTTTGTAAGCGTTCGATCTTTTCTTCAATCTCCTTAACTTTTCGTTCTGATTCGCCAACTTTTCGCCAAATCTCCCTCACCGAGTCTTGATTTATTCCCGTGGTTTCCTGTTTTAGCTGTTTAATATGTTGATTAATTTCTTCGATTTCTTCTTCTAAATGATCTCTTTGTAAAAGCAATTGACTATAATTGCTAAATTTGGCATTATCTCGGATGATTCCCTGTAAATCAATTCTAAGTTGGTCTTTTTCTATTCTGGTGACATTGTCCACTTCTAAGGACTCTAGTTCGGCAATTTTTTCAAGGATAAAGTCACGAGAATTTTTATCTAAACAACGACCACATAGACAGCTTTCCTCGTCAAGTATTGCTTTAAAAATTGCTGTAGAATTAGTTTTATAAGTGCTTTTTAAGCTAGTAACTTGCAAATCATAGGTCATTTCCTGCACAAAGTTAATCAGCAAAGGTATCGCAGCTTTTTTTAACCAAGAATCAATAGAATTTTGCAGGTTATTTAACTCAGTTTGTAAACCGATACGCTTTTTCTCTAAGTTATGAATTTCCTCTAACTTTTCTCGTAAACTTTCAATCTGAGCGGCTTTTTCTTGAGCGACTTGGTAGATAATTATAGCATCTTTTTCGCTATCTTTGGCATTTTTAAGCTGACCTTGTTGAAAAGCAATTTCTTCTTCTAATTCTCGCAATTGTTGCAGCTTATCTTTAAAAATTTGACTGGTTCCCTCTGCTTTATTTAAACGGTTTTCTAATTCTTGTAAGGCTTTTTCTGTATCATTGCGTAGATTTCTTAATTCCGGGATATCCAAAACTTTTTCAATTGCTTCTTTTGCTGCTTTAGTTTGAGTTATCTGGGTATATTGTTCTATTTTTGAGCCATCAAAACAGAAAAAATCTCGAATAGATTTAGGAAGCAATGCTTCGATATATTCCCTAGAGTTACTTCTCATGGTTCCATCTTCATAAAATAATGCTTCCTCTACGCTGGGATAAGAAGTGCTACCATTAACGTTTAATTTCGCTGTGCGACTGATAAAGTAATTTTTCTCGTTTCTAGTAAAATTTAATTCTACCCGCATTTCTATTGCCGGTGAAGAATCATCCTTACCTCGATAAAAATAGGTTTTCAGAGTCTCTTTAGATACAATATCTACCCCATAGAGACACCATAAAATCCCTGTCATCAGAGAAGTTTTACCGTGGCCATTATTACCGAAGATAATCTGAATTTTTCTGTCGGGATGCAGGTTAAAAGTAATATTTTGACTAGGATAACATTTCCAATTAGTTAAGCGAATTTGTTTCAGTCTCAAAGTCATAATAACTCTTGTAAAAATCAAAAATTTTGTGGTTGGTTAGGAGTCAGTAGCCAGTAGTCAGTAATCAGGAAAATTAAGAATGGTTTATTTAGATATTTTATGCGACTTAATAT contains the following coding sequences:
- a CDS encoding AAA family ATPase, with amino-acid sequence MSKNSIPRIENLRVQNYRALQDLELKSIAPLTVFLGPNGSGKSTIFDVFAFLSECFTVGLKKAWDKRGRFKELRTRGQEGYIIIELKYREKFASPLITYHLAINEANNRPYVAEEWLQWRQGARGKPYRFLNFKEGEGIVISGENPQEEDERIYERLDSPEFLAVSTLGQLAKHPRVSALRRFITSWYLSYLTADNTRTQPEAGAQERLSPTGDNLPNVIQYLKEDHPQRLESILQTLSRRIPRLEKVEASIMPNGQLLLQIKDAPFQEPILSKFASDGTLKMLAYLTILYDPSPPQVLGIEEPENHLHPRLLPELAEECRAATASTQLMVTTHSPFFVDGLKPDEVWVLYRDENGFTQAKRTSAMQGVKEFIQNGALLGQLWMEDYFDVGNPSI
- a CDS encoding DUF4276 family protein; this translates as MHIEFLVEEFSTQECLNRILPKILFENVTYKIHAFRGKSDLIKKLPERLKGYQCWIPDDYRIIILVDRDNEDCQMLKEKLENIAQQTGLITKTISEDKKTFQVLNRIAIEELEAWFFGDIQAIVSAYPKVSTNVGQQAKYRKPDEITGGTWENLEKILQKAGYHRGGLEKVKAAREISQFMTPAHNCSPSFQIFYQGLLAMIS
- the ispF gene encoding 2-C-methyl-D-erythritol 2,4-cyclodiphosphate synthase, with protein sequence MNIRIGNGYDIHRLVTGRPLILGGVEIAHTVGLLGHSDADVLTHAIMDAMLGALSLGDIGHYFPPTDPQWQGANSLKLLEQVNQLIIDKGWQINNIDSVIVAEKPKMKPHLNAMRAKLAETLKINPEQLGIKATTNEQLGPVGREEGIAVYAVVLLVKE
- the vapB gene encoding type II toxin-antitoxin system VapB family antitoxin, which gives rise to MNIDTKILETVEAMPELLKIELLHYAEYLMANYQSDVIIEKPSLRKRRSGILQGTFTLPLSDDFDESLEDFQEYM
- a CDS encoding type II toxin-antitoxin system VapC family toxin codes for the protein MTSFLLDTHTFIWLTENDPNLPNNLREEIDFAPEVYVSIVSLWEIAIKLNLGKLALQKSYETIETKLEASDITLLSISFSDTLKICTLPLYHRDPFDRMLIAQSLNRSLILISKDTKFDAYNVPRKWT
- the argS gene encoding arginine--tRNA ligase, which codes for MTAIIQQIKERFSQSLVKSFGENFAATDPLIVAASNPRFGDYQCNISLSLAKELKQKPREVAATLLKNLEIDDLCQPPEIAGPGFINLTLKPGYLETQLKDLIIDNRLGVATANPSQKIIVDFSSPNIAKEMHVGHLRSTIIGDCIARILEFRHHQVIRLNHVGDWGTQFGMLITYLQEAYPSALTQADALDLGDLVSFYKKAKIRFDEDENFKETARQAVVKLQSGDPQSRQAWQLLCQQSRREFQKIYDILDIKLTERGESFYNPYLEAVIRELDQQGLLTEDNGALCVFLDGFTNKEGDPLPLIVKKSDGGYNYATTDLAAICYRVRQDKAERIIYVTDAGQANHFAQVFQVAKKAGFLPDNVAVVHVAFGLVLGEDGKKLKTRSGETVKLQELLDQAIACSLADLEKRLASEEREETGDFIAKTAETVGLSAVKYADLSQNRNSNYVFSYDKMLNLQGNTAPYMLYAYARVQSISREGGINFQDLSANSPLILKDESELILAKQLLQLPEVISAVEEDLLPNRLCDYLYELSKKYNRFYENCPVLKAAEPIKTSRLFLCDLTARTLKLGLYLLGIPVLERM
- a CDS encoding Mo-dependent nitrogenase C-terminal domain-containing protein; this translates as MTQSIEDKAMADADVSDYTTNKIIVSNWIAPWSKGNRKNPSPQPKWDLWQPLRQRIDRLEINTPALAHRICRLIPAQCPFARKITLFSWTILEIPPLCKLNPLYENLMMLRFRALSYLADECGEDIGAYC
- a CDS encoding AAA family ATPase codes for the protein MTLRLKQIRLTNWKCYPSQNITFNLHPDRKIQIIFGNNGHGKTSLMTGILWCLYGVDIVSKETLKTYFYRGKDDSSPAIEMRVELNFTRNEKNYFISRTAKLNVNGSTSYPSVEEALFYEDGTMRSNSREYIEALLPKSIRDFFCFDGSKIEQYTQITQTKAAKEAIEKVLDIPELRNLRNDTEKALQELENRLNKAEGTSQIFKDKLQQLRELEEEIAFQQGQLKNAKDSEKDAIIIYQVAQEKAAQIESLREKLEEIHNLEKKRIGLQTELNNLQNSIDSWLKKAAIPLLINFVQEMTYDLQVTSLKSTYKTNSTAIFKAILDEESCLCGRCLDKNSRDFILEKIAELESLEVDNVTRIEKDQLRIDLQGIIRDNAKFSNYSQLLLQRDHLEEEIEEINQHIKQLKQETTGINQDSVREIWRKVGESERKVKEIEEKIERLQKEIEIKENKLENLRKEVEILASENQTTLMLSNQVKMARGLKNATNELIEWHIDNSQKMINQVTSDRYLQITNKPEEYRGVEITPEYSLGVRTITGKLLNPDVLSAGEKEALAFAFITGLNQITDTCVPLIMDTPFGHLDKEHQKNIINSLPNLNSQVIILATDRDLPDPLLNLLLPYTTDIFKIHRLAADEDASVIEVMESY